One window of the uncultured Paludibaculum sp. genome contains the following:
- a CDS encoding enoyl-CoA hydratase/isomerase family protein — MSQLLISRDDRVLRLTLNNPEKRNALDEALCRDLVAALKDAGRDRTIGCVLLDAAGQVFCSGMDLDDALQPDAPERTEIHEQLFTFGVHYHKPIVAAVQGAALGGGIGLMANCHVVLAAQGTSFGLTEIRVGLWPFVIHRAVSLAIGERRTVELSLTGRVFGTNDAQQYGLVHEVVPPFELDDRATNTARALASASQETLRRGLDFVQKSREMSWETAGRLAAEFRAKTFRSADFSEGVHAFREKRKPIWPSLNVK, encoded by the coding sequence ATGAGTCAACTGCTGATCTCCCGCGACGACCGCGTCCTTCGCCTGACGCTGAACAACCCCGAGAAACGCAACGCTCTCGACGAAGCGCTCTGCCGCGATCTCGTCGCCGCGCTCAAGGACGCGGGCCGCGACCGCACCATAGGCTGCGTCCTGCTCGACGCCGCCGGGCAGGTCTTCTGCTCCGGCATGGATCTCGACGACGCGCTCCAGCCCGACGCACCGGAACGCACCGAGATCCACGAGCAACTCTTCACCTTCGGGGTCCACTACCACAAGCCCATCGTGGCCGCCGTGCAGGGCGCCGCGCTCGGCGGCGGTATCGGACTCATGGCCAATTGCCATGTCGTGCTCGCCGCGCAGGGCACCAGTTTCGGTCTCACGGAGATCCGCGTCGGTCTCTGGCCCTTCGTCATCCATCGCGCGGTATCCCTCGCCATTGGCGAACGCCGCACCGTCGAGCTCTCCCTCACCGGCCGTGTTTTCGGCACCAACGACGCGCAGCAATATGGCCTCGTGCATGAAGTGGTTCCACCCTTCGAACTCGACGACCGCGCCACCAATACGGCCCGCGCGCTCGCCAGTGCCAGTCAGGAAACACTACGCCGCGGCCTCGATTTTGTGCAAAAGAGCCGCGAAATGAGCTGGGAAACGGCTGGACGCCTCGCAGCCGAATTTCGCGCCAAGACTTTTCGCTCAGCCGATTTCTCTGAGGGGGTACACGCCTTCCGTGAGAAGCGCAAGCCCATCTGGCCCTCTCTCAACGTGAAGTAA
- a CDS encoding haloacid dehalogenase-like hydrolase: MTKERTNTAKQYLFATDFDQTLSFNDSGIVLSELLGTKDFIKKVEGLSRIHMVQQGGELAYLLLHDPEYRRVRKEHLYEVGKRIRLKQNIRLLSQLLKDIDGRNFGFYVISAAPEEVIQSALEGIVPPGNIHGTKFAYHPETGEIQQVLHVSAGYGKVAVLEDLRNSLQISYDHVVYVGDGSSDVHVMLNVNRHEGLTIAVSEAKFISQIARRTILSDDALSVLIPIFEEVAGWDSVRIRAFFTANGFALQDWNKVRTDTLTIAEHVQRPAQFA, translated from the coding sequence ATGACCAAGGAACGTACCAACACGGCGAAGCAGTATCTGTTCGCCACCGACTTCGACCAAACGCTGAGCTTCAATGATTCCGGCATCGTGCTGAGTGAGCTGCTCGGTACCAAGGATTTCATCAAGAAGGTGGAAGGCCTCTCGCGCATCCACATGGTGCAGCAGGGCGGGGAACTCGCCTATCTCCTCCTCCACGACCCCGAGTACCGCCGCGTCCGCAAAGAGCATCTCTACGAGGTGGGCAAGCGCATCCGCCTGAAACAAAACATCCGGCTTCTGTCTCAGCTCCTCAAGGACATCGATGGCCGCAACTTCGGCTTCTATGTCATCTCGGCGGCGCCCGAAGAAGTGATTCAATCCGCTCTCGAAGGCATCGTGCCGCCCGGGAACATCCACGGCACCAAGTTCGCCTATCACCCGGAAACGGGCGAGATCCAGCAGGTCCTGCACGTGTCGGCCGGCTATGGCAAGGTCGCCGTGCTCGAAGATCTGCGCAATTCGCTACAGATCAGCTACGACCACGTGGTCTACGTCGGCGACGGCAGCTCCGACGTGCACGTCATGCTCAACGTCAACCGCCACGAGGGCCTCACCATCGCGGTGTCCGAAGCAAAGTTCATCAGTCAGATCGCCCGCCGCACCATCCTCAGTGACGACGCGCTCAGCGTCTTGATCCCCATCTTCGAGGAAGTAGCCGGGTGGGACTCCGTCCGCATCCGCGCCTTCTTCACGGCCAACGGTTTCGCCCTGCAGGATTGGAACAAAGTGCGCACCGACACCCTGACCATCGCTGAACACGTCCAGAGGCCCGCCCAGTTCGCATAA
- a CDS encoding YgjV family protein, whose protein sequence is MQPTDLLGYVATGTFAASYFLKGPSALRRLQATAAILWIAYGVLIQSMPVIVSNVLVATVALISSLRRPPVAQQE, encoded by the coding sequence ATGCAACCAACCGATCTGCTCGGATATGTAGCCACGGGGACGTTCGCCGCCTCCTATTTTCTGAAGGGGCCCAGTGCCCTGCGCCGTCTGCAGGCCACCGCGGCCATCCTCTGGATCGCCTACGGCGTGCTGATTCAGTCGATGCCGGTCATCGTCTCAAATGTGCTCGTGGCCACGGTAGCGCTCATCTCCTCGCTGCGCCGCCCGCCGGTGGCCCAGCAGGAGTGA
- a CDS encoding DinB family protein, which yields MAEPWLSGTLGEYHAVVRAVLHGLQQAHEDIEEWTDDLVDEEIWARPSGLAPVGFQMRHIAGSIDRLLTYAKGEQLSGAQLAALKSEMEPGAGRGELMAEMEQAFAQAAAVVRSTDPSTLTEARGVGRKALPTTVGGLLIHTAEHTQRHVGQLIVTVRVLRGLR from the coding sequence ATGGCTGAACCCTGGTTGAGCGGGACTCTGGGCGAATATCACGCAGTGGTGCGGGCCGTGTTGCACGGACTGCAGCAGGCACATGAGGACATTGAGGAGTGGACGGACGACCTCGTCGACGAAGAGATCTGGGCGCGGCCTAGCGGGCTGGCGCCGGTTGGCTTTCAGATGCGCCACATCGCGGGCAGCATCGACAGACTGCTCACCTATGCCAAGGGCGAGCAACTGAGCGGTGCGCAGTTGGCCGCACTGAAGAGCGAGATGGAGCCGGGAGCCGGACGCGGCGAGCTGATGGCGGAGATGGAACAGGCGTTTGCGCAAGCGGCCGCCGTGGTGCGCAGCACGGATCCATCGACATTGACCGAGGCCCGCGGCGTCGGCAGAAAGGCTCTGCCGACTACCGTGGGCGGATTGTTGATCCACACGGCCGAGCATACGCAACGGCACGTGGGCCAGTTAATTGTTACGGTGCGCGTCCTGCGCGGGCTGCGTTGA
- a CDS encoding TonB-dependent receptor, with the protein MRLLSYFVVALLLCGETLSAQSFQGSLRGRLTDESGAAVPDAKVTLRDQATGATRSTLTSNAGEYSFPSLDPATYSVTAQAAGFKTMEKASVVVATQSAVTVDLTLPLGQVTESVNVTEEVPLIETANASTGQVIDRQKLEDLPNLGRNPFMMSKLSQNVVQVGNPKFNRMQDQSGSSQISIAGGPVRGNNYLLDGISITDSTNRAVIIPSLEAVQEVKVQANTYDAEMGRTGGGTFNTFLKSGSNRMHGSAFGYLRETEWLANNFFSNRAGQPRIDQPFRNYGGSIGGPIRIPKVYDGRNKTFFWISGEAYRQTEAAGTALSVPTAAELAGNFSQSKSQAGGLQLMYDPLTSRTENGSIVRDVFAGNIIPANRLSKVGTSLAAYYPAPTRTAAFYGDTNFDSTVGAYNRADQTTWKVDHQITQWWRASASYLHYGSREPGNAWFPNIASPGQGVLYRKVDATQLNSTLTPSPTIVVAIRYGFNRFPNFSAPTSFGFDMTKLGFSQSLISQLPVYAFPSVTMSDLVSYGGGGVSQNVFHSRTFSASLAKFSGRHSWKFGFDYRVLNHDGSPTVTPGSYSFSDVFTRATPTKTTAGTGSALSALLLGYPASGSATLSTNVYNYVRYYAGFVQDDFRVNSKLTLNLGLRYEYETGIADRNNNFIVGFDPNKTNPLQANVTGLTLPGVVMYAGLNGNPTRSGDPNKNKFSPRIGVAYSLDSKTTLRGGYGMFWAPIPFSLQDPIGYTQSTPMVTSIDNNATPTGSLDNPFPTGLLKPVGNAAGELAGIGQGISAYDLKARSTLVQQYSFDIQRQMPGGVAMALGYVGSKSTHLVQGTGNININQLASNYLSLGSALNQSVANPMAGNGGQFAVASATITQSQLLRPFPEFTTVNLVNSDTSRALYHSLFLRGQKRFASGMSFLATYTWSLNQDSAFSGAGNVYSGQAGTAQNNYDLESEYGLSTSHTPHRLSTAVTYELPFGKGKTYLTNSRVLDYAVGGWSVNVVGTLQSGFPLAITQVNNNGVIGTSVQRPNATGSSPVTSGALTDRLDNYIDKAAFSQAGQFTFGNVSRTIPMRGPGQINWDVSMFKTFQITELFKAQFRAEALNFTNTPMFYGPNTQFGNVAFGRITSQANFSRMIQLGVRFLF; encoded by the coding sequence ATGCGATTGCTGTCGTACTTTGTTGTGGCATTACTACTCTGTGGGGAGACGCTCTCCGCTCAGAGTTTCCAGGGGAGCTTGCGCGGACGGCTGACCGATGAGAGCGGCGCCGCCGTGCCCGATGCGAAAGTGACGCTGCGCGATCAGGCAACAGGGGCTACGCGTAGTACTTTGACGAGCAACGCAGGGGAATACTCGTTTCCATCGCTGGATCCGGCCACTTACTCGGTGACAGCGCAAGCGGCGGGCTTCAAGACGATGGAGAAGGCATCTGTGGTGGTGGCCACGCAAAGCGCGGTGACGGTGGATCTCACGTTGCCTCTGGGGCAGGTGACGGAGAGCGTGAATGTCACGGAGGAGGTGCCACTGATCGAGACGGCCAACGCATCGACCGGCCAGGTGATCGACAGGCAGAAACTGGAGGATCTGCCGAATCTGGGGCGCAATCCCTTCATGATGTCGAAACTGTCGCAGAACGTGGTGCAGGTGGGGAATCCGAAGTTCAACCGGATGCAGGACCAGTCGGGGTCGTCGCAGATTTCGATTGCAGGCGGTCCGGTGCGCGGCAACAACTATCTGCTCGACGGCATCTCGATCACCGATTCGACGAACCGGGCGGTGATCATTCCGTCTCTGGAGGCGGTGCAGGAGGTGAAGGTACAGGCCAACACCTATGACGCGGAGATGGGCCGCACGGGCGGCGGCACGTTCAACACATTCCTGAAGTCGGGTTCGAACCGCATGCACGGCAGCGCGTTCGGCTACCTGCGCGAGACGGAGTGGCTGGCCAACAACTTCTTCTCGAACCGCGCGGGGCAGCCCAGAATCGATCAGCCGTTCCGCAACTACGGCGGATCGATCGGCGGGCCGATCCGTATTCCGAAGGTCTACGACGGGCGCAACAAGACGTTCTTCTGGATTTCGGGCGAGGCTTACCGCCAGACGGAAGCGGCCGGCACGGCTCTGTCCGTTCCCACGGCAGCAGAACTGGCCGGCAACTTCAGCCAGAGCAAGTCGCAGGCAGGCGGCCTGCAGTTGATGTACGACCCGCTGACGAGCCGGACGGAGAATGGCTCGATTGTGCGCGACGTCTTTGCGGGCAATATCATTCCCGCCAACCGGCTGAGCAAGGTGGGCACAAGCCTGGCGGCCTACTATCCGGCGCCGACGCGGACCGCGGCCTTCTATGGCGATACGAACTTCGACTCCACTGTGGGGGCCTACAATCGCGCCGATCAGACGACGTGGAAGGTGGATCACCAGATCACACAGTGGTGGCGGGCCAGTGCTTCCTACCTGCACTATGGCAGCCGCGAACCAGGAAACGCGTGGTTCCCGAACATCGCCTCGCCGGGGCAGGGGGTGCTCTACCGCAAGGTGGACGCCACGCAGTTGAACAGCACGTTGACACCGTCGCCGACCATCGTCGTTGCGATCCGCTACGGCTTCAACCGCTTTCCCAACTTCAGCGCGCCGACGAGCTTCGGCTTCGACATGACGAAGCTGGGCTTCTCGCAGTCGCTGATCTCGCAGTTGCCGGTATACGCATTCCCCAGCGTGACGATGTCCGATCTGGTGAGCTACGGCGGCGGCGGCGTTTCGCAGAATGTCTTCCACTCGCGCACGTTTTCGGCCAGCCTGGCGAAGTTCTCGGGCCGGCACAGCTGGAAATTTGGGTTCGACTACCGTGTGCTGAATCATGACGGGTCGCCGACCGTGACTCCGGGCTCGTATAGCTTCAGCGATGTCTTTACGCGGGCCACACCAACAAAGACCACGGCGGGTACTGGTTCGGCGTTGTCGGCTTTACTGCTGGGCTATCCGGCCTCCGGCAGCGCGACGTTGTCGACCAACGTGTATAACTACGTTCGCTACTACGCGGGCTTCGTGCAGGACGACTTCCGCGTGAACTCGAAGCTGACCCTGAACCTCGGGCTCCGCTATGAGTATGAGACGGGCATCGCGGACCGCAACAACAACTTCATCGTTGGTTTCGACCCGAACAAGACGAATCCGTTGCAGGCCAACGTGACAGGCCTGACGTTGCCAGGCGTGGTGATGTACGCAGGCCTCAACGGGAATCCGACGCGCTCGGGCGATCCGAACAAGAACAAGTTCTCGCCCCGCATCGGCGTCGCGTATTCGCTGGATTCCAAGACGACGCTGCGCGGCGGGTACGGCATGTTCTGGGCGCCGATTCCGTTCAGTCTGCAGGACCCGATCGGGTACACGCAGTCGACGCCCATGGTGACCTCCATCGACAACAATGCGACGCCAACAGGGTCGTTGGACAACCCCTTTCCAACCGGGCTACTGAAGCCGGTGGGCAACGCGGCGGGCGAACTCGCCGGCATTGGCCAGGGCATCTCGGCGTACGACCTGAAGGCTCGATCGACCCTGGTGCAGCAGTACTCGTTCGACATCCAGCGGCAGATGCCGGGCGGCGTGGCCATGGCCCTGGGCTATGTGGGATCGAAGTCGACCCACCTGGTGCAGGGGACGGGTAACATCAACATCAACCAGTTGGCATCCAACTACCTGTCGTTGGGCAGCGCGCTGAATCAATCGGTGGCGAATCCGATGGCTGGCAACGGCGGACAGTTCGCGGTTGCCAGCGCCACCATCACGCAGTCGCAACTCCTGCGGCCGTTCCCGGAGTTCACCACGGTGAATCTGGTGAACTCGGACACCAGCCGAGCGCTGTATCACTCACTGTTCCTGCGGGGCCAGAAGCGCTTCGCCTCGGGCATGAGTTTCCTGGCTACCTACACGTGGTCGTTGAACCAGGACAGCGCATTCTCCGGCGCGGGCAACGTTTATAGCGGGCAGGCGGGCACCGCGCAGAACAATTACGACCTGGAGTCCGAGTACGGTCTCTCGACCTCGCACACCCCGCATCGCCTGTCGACGGCCGTGACCTATGAGCTGCCATTCGGCAAGGGCAAGACGTACCTGACCAACAGCAGGGTGTTGGACTACGCCGTCGGCGGCTGGAGTGTGAATGTCGTGGGGACGCTGCAGAGCGGGTTCCCATTGGCGATTACCCAGGTGAACAACAACGGCGTCATCGGCACGTCGGTGCAGCGGCCGAATGCGACGGGTTCATCGCCCGTGACGAGTGGCGCGTTGACCGACCGGCTGGACAACTACATCGACAAGGCGGCCTTTTCGCAAGCCGGACAGTTTACGTTCGGCAATGTCAGCCGGACGATTCCGATGCGCGGTCCGGGGCAGATCAACTGGGACGTCTCGATGTTCAAGACCTTCCAGATCACCGAGTTGTTCAAGGCGCAGTTCCGGGCGGAGGCCTTGAATTTCACCAACACGCCTATGTTCTATGGGCCCAACACTCAGTTTGGCAATGTGGCGTTCGGCAGGATTACGAGCCAGGCCAACTTCTCGCGCATGATCCAGTTGGGCGTGCGGTTCCTGTTCTAG
- a CDS encoding pyridoxal phosphate-dependent aminotransferase: METQKYSRRGMARMAALLTAGSSLPFYNEAALAQEAQRGMTRGAMPADAVRISSNENPLGPCPEALEAIYKVAKFGGRYQPFGETAAFTKTASEVEGLKPAYIAPFAGSSDPLHRTTVAFTSPERSFVMGDPGYEAGARAAEFMGAKVHRIPLRKDFSHDVEAMCKADANAGVIYICNPNNPTGTLTSRKDIEYVLANKPKGSILLLDEAYVHFSDMTPASDLVAADKDIVILRTFSKAYGMAGIRAGMAMARPDLLAKMRPFGAGMLPITGLVAATASMQVKTLVPERRKINKDIREDTFEFLTAKKFTFVPSVSNKFMLEVHKPGMEVVKALAAEKVYIGRVWPVWPTHVRVSIGTQDDMNKFKTALMKVMA; encoded by the coding sequence ATGGAAACTCAAAAATACAGCCGCCGGGGCATGGCGCGCATGGCCGCGCTGCTCACGGCGGGCTCCAGTCTGCCCTTCTATAATGAAGCCGCGCTGGCGCAGGAGGCGCAACGCGGCATGACCCGCGGAGCCATGCCGGCGGATGCGGTGCGCATCAGCTCGAACGAGAATCCGCTGGGGCCCTGCCCCGAAGCGCTGGAGGCGATCTACAAGGTTGCGAAGTTTGGCGGGCGATACCAGCCGTTCGGCGAGACGGCGGCTTTCACCAAGACCGCGTCGGAGGTGGAAGGACTGAAGCCAGCCTATATCGCTCCGTTTGCCGGATCGAGCGATCCGTTGCACCGCACAACGGTGGCCTTCACCTCGCCGGAGCGGAGCTTCGTGATGGGCGACCCGGGCTACGAGGCCGGTGCGCGCGCCGCCGAGTTCATGGGTGCGAAGGTCCACCGCATTCCACTGCGGAAGGACTTTTCGCATGACGTCGAAGCGATGTGCAAGGCGGATGCAAATGCGGGTGTCATCTACATCTGCAATCCGAACAACCCGACCGGCACGCTGACGTCGAGGAAGGACATCGAGTACGTTCTCGCGAACAAACCCAAGGGGTCGATTCTCCTGCTCGACGAAGCCTACGTGCACTTCTCCGACATGACGCCGGCTTCCGATCTGGTGGCGGCGGACAAGGACATCGTGATCCTGCGTACCTTCTCGAAGGCCTATGGCATGGCGGGCATCCGTGCGGGTATGGCGATGGCGCGGCCGGACCTGCTGGCAAAGATGCGGCCATTTGGGGCAGGCATGCTGCCGATCACCGGTCTGGTGGCGGCGACGGCCAGTATGCAGGTGAAGACACTCGTCCCCGAGCGGCGCAAGATCAACAAGGACATTCGCGAGGACACGTTCGAGTTCCTGACCGCGAAAAAGTTCACCTTCGTTCCGTCGGTGAGCAACAAGTTCATGCTGGAAGTTCACAAGCCTGGGATGGAAGTAGTGAAGGCTTTAGCCGCCGAGAAAGTGTACATCGGGCGTGTCTGGCCGGTGTGGCCGACTCACGTACGGGTGAGCATCGGCACCCAGGACGACATGAACAAGTTCAAGACCGCTCTGATGAAGGTGATGGCGTAG
- the smc gene encoding chromosome segregation protein SMC — protein sequence MLTLKRVEIQGFKSFCDRTEMRFQGRGVAAVVGPNGCGKSNLSDAISWVLGEQSAKSLRGARMEDVIFAGTNGRKPVGMAQVTMVLVDPTGSVVIPGARPDQTKPAKVAKNEPTAVESAPVEGPVEVIEVPQPESLASEPTNGHANGANGATRTNGFTLHSPGKEQEITITRRLFRSGESEYLINGKQARLRDIQDLFMGTGLGPESYAIIEQGRIGQILSSKPLDRRAVIEEAAGISKFKTKRRLAEAKLEGAKQNLTRVFDILEEVNRQVNSLKRQAGKAKRYEELKTELDAQLRVALTGRYRLLEREATRVALELGEATRTYQELHSGVETEEKSLAAARETFYQTEANLTEARKRLAEVRIETERTRGQIESQARQIGGIDQRLQQGEGESEEMYKRLEALDQERTNLTAQLQQLQVQAGEARERLMAKNEEKDSLQAQLRERERGLESARQQVVRLLGESSQLKNQVGQIDTYLSAMERDTARVRNDESTAQADLARLEQAKTEFATRLSNRQAELESVQQRRKNVDGDLQERRARAQETRRQLDGLKTETSRLRARRDSLEEILSHRAYTTESVKRLFTAIERGQAQDLKPAGVLADFVDLIDPKFEKATEEFLHEELEYVVVKTWDDAQRGIDVLRGDLDGRATFLVEPNLNGDSAAVAASPVHEPAIGPETGIVGRLSDGIRFTNGLTNAPAELLPRLARCFLAEGRDAAQRLAMMYPDLFFLLPDGVCYSGHAVSGGKKTGTGPLALKRELREISGQFQARQTALATAQETLDQLDSEIQSLSEELERLRTDQQRQEKETLVLDQEMRKVSEEFNRANQKLSVSRRELERLQQDAGRSLEQRQQKQALVEEREQQRATVEQALEQGRADLESLKQEVNLLAEEHSVLRVELAGFDERRRGVENASARLENQIREVSNRRQSLQAEMERLGVARSRFLENNMQLEEKASSLGDEQQFFEKTVGELAELEAAQRASLTAGEESIKATRSAAASAHDKRNQIELDLVRRQSELKFLDDTCRKDLDIPVAELAAQAATAPAEVPEGEAAPPVVELDEMAVSDVEERVSELRKRIEALGPVNPEALHEYQESQQRYDFLNTQRQDLLDSIRDTEKAINEIDTESRKRFVEAFGIINEKFRDMFRSLFGGGLGEMRLTGDGDALDQGIEIVASPPGKRLQNVLLLSGGEKALTAVALLMAIFHYQPSPFCIMDEVDAPLDEANVGRLANLLKEMAAHTQFIVITHAKKTMEAAEMLYGVTMQEQGVSKLVSVRLQAPPPPPASSMQTAARV from the coding sequence TTGCTGACACTCAAACGCGTTGAAATCCAGGGCTTCAAGTCCTTCTGTGACCGCACCGAGATGCGCTTTCAAGGTCGTGGCGTGGCCGCTGTTGTCGGCCCCAACGGCTGTGGCAAGTCCAACCTGAGTGATGCTATCAGTTGGGTTCTCGGCGAACAATCGGCGAAGTCACTCCGCGGCGCCCGCATGGAAGACGTGATCTTCGCCGGCACCAACGGCCGCAAGCCCGTCGGGATGGCCCAGGTCACCATGGTTCTGGTCGACCCCACCGGTAGTGTCGTCATCCCCGGAGCACGGCCTGACCAGACCAAACCGGCCAAGGTTGCCAAGAATGAGCCAACCGCCGTCGAGTCCGCGCCCGTCGAAGGGCCCGTCGAAGTCATCGAAGTCCCGCAGCCTGAGTCGCTTGCGAGTGAACCCACAAACGGTCACGCGAACGGCGCGAATGGCGCCACCAGGACCAATGGATTCACCCTTCATTCGCCTGGCAAAGAGCAGGAAATCACCATCACCCGCCGGCTGTTCCGGTCCGGTGAGAGCGAATACCTGATCAACGGCAAGCAGGCTCGCCTGCGCGACATCCAGGATCTGTTCATGGGTACCGGCCTCGGTCCGGAGTCCTACGCCATCATCGAACAGGGCCGCATAGGCCAGATCTTGTCATCCAAACCGCTCGACCGCCGCGCTGTGATTGAGGAAGCCGCCGGCATCAGCAAGTTCAAGACGAAGCGCCGCCTGGCGGAAGCCAAGCTGGAAGGCGCCAAGCAGAATCTCACCCGCGTCTTCGACATTCTCGAAGAGGTCAACCGGCAGGTGAATTCACTCAAACGTCAGGCCGGTAAGGCCAAGCGTTATGAGGAGTTAAAGACCGAGCTCGATGCCCAGTTGCGTGTTGCCCTCACCGGCCGCTACCGCCTGCTGGAGCGCGAGGCCACCCGCGTCGCCCTCGAACTCGGCGAAGCCACCCGCACTTACCAGGAACTGCACTCCGGTGTGGAGACTGAAGAAAAGTCCTTGGCTGCGGCCCGCGAGACGTTCTACCAGACCGAAGCCAATCTGACCGAAGCCCGCAAGCGGCTGGCCGAGGTCCGCATCGAAACCGAGCGCACGCGCGGCCAGATCGAGTCGCAGGCCCGCCAGATTGGCGGCATCGACCAGCGGCTGCAGCAGGGCGAAGGCGAGAGCGAGGAGATGTACAAACGTCTCGAAGCCCTCGACCAGGAACGCACGAACCTCACGGCTCAGCTCCAGCAACTGCAGGTGCAGGCCGGCGAAGCCCGTGAACGCCTGATGGCGAAGAACGAGGAAAAGGACTCGCTCCAGGCGCAGTTGCGGGAACGGGAACGCGGTCTGGAATCGGCCCGCCAGCAGGTGGTCCGGTTACTCGGCGAGAGTTCGCAACTCAAAAACCAGGTCGGCCAGATCGATACGTATCTCTCGGCGATGGAGCGGGATACAGCCCGTGTTCGCAACGACGAGTCCACGGCGCAAGCGGACCTCGCCCGCCTGGAGCAGGCCAAAACCGAGTTCGCCACCCGCCTGTCCAACCGCCAAGCCGAGCTCGAATCGGTCCAACAGCGGCGCAAGAATGTGGACGGCGATCTCCAGGAACGCCGGGCCCGGGCGCAGGAGACCCGCCGTCAATTGGACGGGCTCAAGACCGAGACTTCCCGCCTGCGCGCCCGTCGCGATTCGCTGGAGGAAATCCTTTCCCACCGCGCGTATACAACCGAATCGGTAAAGCGATTGTTTACGGCCATCGAGCGTGGTCAGGCGCAGGACTTGAAGCCGGCGGGCGTGCTGGCCGATTTCGTCGACCTCATTGATCCCAAGTTCGAAAAGGCCACCGAGGAATTCCTCCACGAGGAGCTCGAGTACGTCGTCGTCAAGACGTGGGACGATGCCCAGCGCGGCATTGATGTCCTGCGCGGCGACCTGGACGGCCGGGCGACCTTCCTTGTAGAGCCCAACCTTAACGGTGACAGTGCTGCTGTCGCCGCCTCCCCCGTTCACGAGCCGGCTATCGGTCCCGAAACCGGGATCGTTGGCCGGCTCAGTGATGGCATTCGCTTCACGAACGGGTTGACGAACGCTCCGGCCGAACTGCTGCCGCGTCTGGCCCGCTGCTTCCTGGCTGAAGGCCGCGATGCCGCCCAACGGCTGGCGATGATGTATCCGGACCTGTTCTTCCTGTTGCCCGACGGCGTCTGCTACAGCGGTCATGCCGTCAGCGGCGGCAAGAAGACGGGCACCGGCCCGCTGGCTCTCAAGCGCGAGCTGCGCGAGATCAGCGGACAGTTCCAGGCCCGCCAAACCGCGCTGGCTACCGCGCAAGAGACTCTGGATCAATTGGATAGCGAGATCCAGTCGCTCAGCGAGGAACTCGAGCGCCTGCGCACTGATCAGCAGCGGCAGGAGAAGGAAACCCTGGTCCTCGACCAGGAGATGCGCAAGGTCTCGGAAGAGTTCAACCGGGCCAACCAGAAGCTCTCCGTGTCCCGCCGGGAACTGGAGCGTTTGCAGCAGGATGCGGGTCGTAGCCTGGAGCAGCGCCAGCAGAAACAGGCCTTGGTGGAAGAGCGCGAACAGCAGCGCGCCACCGTTGAACAAGCCCTGGAGCAAGGCCGCGCCGACCTGGAATCGCTGAAGCAGGAAGTGAATCTGCTGGCGGAAGAGCACTCCGTCCTGCGCGTGGAACTGGCCGGTTTCGACGAACGCCGCCGCGGTGTCGAGAACGCTTCGGCCCGGCTTGAGAACCAGATCCGCGAAGTCTCGAATCGCAGGCAGAGCCTGCAGGCCGAGATGGAGCGCCTGGGTGTCGCCCGCAGCCGCTTCCTCGAGAACAACATGCAGCTCGAGGAGAAGGCCTCGTCGCTGGGCGATGAACAGCAGTTCTTCGAGAAGACCGTCGGCGAGTTGGCCGAACTCGAGGCCGCGCAGCGCGCCTCGCTCACCGCCGGGGAAGAGAGCATCAAGGCCACTCGTAGTGCGGCGGCGTCCGCGCACGACAAGCGCAACCAGATCGAATTGGACCTGGTCCGCCGCCAAAGCGAGCTGAAGTTCCTGGACGACACTTGCCGGAAGGACCTCGACATCCCCGTGGCCGAACTGGCGGCGCAGGCTGCCACGGCGCCCGCGGAGGTGCCGGAGGGCGAAGCGGCTCCGCCTGTCGTCGAACTCGACGAAATGGCTGTGTCCGACGTCGAGGAGCGTGTCTCCGAACTCCGCAAGCGCATTGAAGCGCTGGGTCCGGTGAATCCGGAAGCTCTTCACGAGTATCAGGAGTCGCAACAGCGGTATGACTTCCTGAACACCCAGCGGCAGGATCTGCTCGATTCCATCCGCGACACCGAGAAGGCGATCAACGAGATCGATACGGAGTCGAGAAAGCGCTTCGTCGAGGCTTTCGGGATCATCAACGAGAAGTTCCGCGACATGTTCAGGTCGTTGTTCGGCGGCGGCCTGGGCGAAATGCGCCTGACCGGCGACGGCGACGCGCTCGACCAAGGCATTGAGATTGTCGCTTCGCCGCCCGGCAAGCGGCTGCAGAACGTCCTGCTGCTTTCGGGCGGCGAGAAGGCCCTGACGGCGGTGGCGCTGCTGATGGCGATCTTCCACTATCAGCCCAGCCCGTTCTGCATCATGGACGAGGTGGACGCTCCGCTCGACGAGGCGAATGTGGGCCGACTGGCCAATCTTCTGAAGGAAATGGCGGCGCATACGCAGTTTATCGTGATCACTCACGCCAAGAAGACGATGGAGGCGGCCGAGATGCTCTACGGCGTCACCATGCAGGAGCAGGGCGTTTCCAAACTGGTGAGCGTGAGACTGCAGGCGCCGCCGCCTCCCCCGGCTTCGAGTATGCAGACGGCCGCGAGGGTGTAG